AACGGGTGTTGAGATGGAAGCCTTGACAGGGACATCTGTTGGACTTTTAACAATCTACGATATGGTAAAAGCGATCGATAAAGGGATGATCATCCGTAACGTACAACTTGAAGCAAAATCAGGAGGAAAAAGTGGAGACTTTAAACGATAGACTAAAAGGTGAAAAGCTAGAGCTTACATACCCTTGCTCTTGGTGTTATAAAGTGATAGCAACTGAAAAAGCTGCACTTGAACAAGCAGTGAGGGATGTTTTACTTGAAAGAGAACATAAACTGACTCACTCAAACAACTCAAAAACCGGAAAGTATGTAAGTATGAATCTTGATTTGTTAGTACACAATGAAGATGATAGACAATTTATATATGATGCTTTAAAACAACATCAAAATATAAAAATGGTGTTATAGGAGTATATGATGGAAAATAGTAAATTACAAAAAGATGTAGATAGTTTTTTTGGAGGCCTTGATCTAGAGAGTGTTGATACGCAAAAAATTGAAACACTTACTACTCAGATTATCAATAACCAAATCTCCGATATTGAAAACGAACTCGAAACCCTTTTAAAGAAGAAAGAGGAACTTGAACGTTCTATAGAAAAAAAGTCTGAAGAGATTCAAGAGAAGAAATATGAAGTTTTCAATGCTATAGAAGAGAAACTACAAAACTCTCCATCTGCTTTTACTAAGCTCCATCAAGTAAAACTCCAATCAATTGACCTCTACGAAATTTTAAGTGAAATAGTAGAATCAGCCATTATTACAGCTCTTGAAAAAGAGCGTGACAGTGATTTTAAAGAGTATTTGATCGAGACAATTAAAGAAATCACTTTTGAATCTATCAAAGAGGGTTCACTCAATACTATCCGTATCAGAAAGATCCTCTCAACTATCCTTGCGATTGCAATAGATGTCGCTGAAGCTGAACCAAATAAAGCACAAGAGATTTTAAGTGCGACAACAAAAGGGATGCGTTCAGGTCTTATTAAATCAATCCATAGATTTAAAAAACGTTTAGCGTATATGCCTATGGAAGCAAAACATATCTTGATCGAAGACTATGATACTATTATGGAAGATCTTAATCAGACAGATACTATCTTCTCTCAAGTTGTAATAAACCAGGCTTCACAAAGCTCATCTGTAGTTCACAAAATTCTTCTTGATATTAATAAAGAGATGAAATATGACCTTGAAGAACTGCTTACAGTTTCTAAAGAGACAGCTGAAGTGATGAAAAATAAATTTGCAAACTTTGCAAAACTTGCTGTTAAAAAAGCTGATTCTGCTATACATTCGCAAAAAGCGCAAGAAGCAAAAAGAATGGGTAAACAAGCATTTGAAACTGCAAAATTTGCACTTGGAAGTGCCATAAAAACAGCTAAAGACGCAATTGATAAAAAGAAGAGTTAAATTACAATTTTTTATGTTAGAATAAAGCTGAATTTCAAAAAACTTCAATATAATGTGATAATTTTATAATAAAGGAATTCATTATGATGTTACACCCGGCAACGGCACATTTCGCTATGGTACTACCAGTAGTTGCATCAGTCTTCGGTCTTGCATATCTAGTAAGCAAATCAGAAACTATGTCAAAAATTTCAGCACGTACAGCTCTATTTGCAGCTATCGCAATGGTAGGTGTATGGTATACGGGAAGTGAAGCTGGTCCAAAAATTTTCAATTTTCTTAGCGAAGCAGGAAAACATGAGCTACTTGAACATAAAGAGCTAGGTCTTTATTTAGCAATCGCAATGTCTATAGTTGCTCTTATTCAGATAGCGGGTTGCCAACTACGTAAGTTTGGCCTACAAGCATTCGGTGTTATTTTAACTGTCGTAGTTATGGCTGTAACATTTATCCAAGGGAAGCACGGTGGTGAAATCGTTTATGAACACGGTCAACCATTCCAAATGACTCAACTTGAAAAATTTGTTTCTAGTGACGAGCTAGAGATGGCTGAAGATGTAGAAGAAGTAACTACTTTAGTAAAAGAAAAAATAACTACAATCTCTGAAGAAACTTGTGCAAAAATTGGTTGTAAATCAGATGATGAAGAATCTGAGGATGAGGAATAACTAACTCATGGATGCAAATGCTCAAATTGAGAAAATCAAAGAGGCTTTTAAACAATATGAAGCCGGTGAGCAAACAACAAAGGATCTCCTTCAATACATGAAGGAGTCCTCAGCTTGGCTTACAGAAAAGATAAATAAATGAATATATTAGTTACGCAAGTTTTTGAAGATCAGATGAAAGAGATTCTCGAAGAAATGATACAAAACGATCCTAACTCCGTAAAAGGGTTTAAGATGTATCTAGATACTATATTGTTAAACATCCCTACTAAAGATAAGAAGTATAAACAATCAAAACTTTTCGATGATGAAAACATAAAAGATGTAGAACATGAGGGTTTTCGTATCCCTTTTTATCACAATAAACAGAAAAACACTTTTGTCATACTAGGAATCATAAAAATATAACATAATTCTTATAATAAAAATGACTCATTCTTATATTAATTTTTTTTTACACAAAAAGTGTTTCATATTGTAACACTATTTCCAACAAAATCACCCTATTATCACATAATTTTCACAAATGCAGTATAATTAGTTTTGCTAAAATTTATAATTAAGTATAAAATGGCATAATACCTGTTCGAAATTCGGAGTACATTATTAACTTAAAATATGTAATAAACAATTTAACAAAGGAGAAAATGTGGATAAAAAATCTCAAGAAAACATAGATAATTTATCTAACAGTACTGAAAAAAGTATTGGCAGAAGAGACTTTTTCAGAAAAACAGCTGCTATGGCTGGTACTGCAATAGCTGGTACTTCGCTACTATCGTCTAATGCTATGGCGAATGAACATGCTGGTGGAAATGGTGAAGAAGCTATTCTTGGAACACCAGAGTGGGCTACAAAATGGGGAGATCCTGTTACTAAAAACCTTTACGGAATGCCTTCAAAATATGAGCACAATGTAACTAGAAGATATACTAAGCTACTAGCATCTGGTAACTTTAGAGCTTCAATTGCAGTAACACCTATTCAAGAATCAATGGGAATTATTACTCCAAATGGATTATTCTTCTCTCGTTGTCACGGTGGTGTTGCACACATCGATCCTAATGAGCATAGATTAATGATTACAGGTTTAGTGGAAAAACCTTTAGTATTAACTATGGAAGAATTAAAAAGATATCCAAGTGTAACTCGTACACACTTCATCGAATGTCCGGCTAATGGTGGACAAGAGTGGAGAGGACCACAATATAACTCTTTACAATTCTCTAAAGGTTTTATGTCTTGTGCTGAGTGGACTGGTGTTTACATCAAAGATATCTTAAAAGACCTTGGGGTAAAACCAGAAGCTTTATGGATGCTTGCAGAGGGTGGCGACTCATCTAAAATGGGTAGAACAATCCCTATGGAAAAAGTTCTTGACGATGCTATGATCGTTTGGGGACAAAATGGTGAGGCTCTTCGTCCAGAGCAAGGTTACCCAATTCGTTTACTTGTTCCAGGTTGGGAAGGTAACTTATGTGTTAAATGGTTAAGAAGATTAGACTTCGCTAGTGAGCCATGGTACTGTAAAGAAGAAACTTCTAAATATACTGTTCTTAAACCAAACGGTCATATTATGCAACACACTTATGCAAATGAAGTTAACTCAACTGTAACTTCTCCATCACCAGAAATTGACTGGTCAAACCTAAAAGATGGTGATATTGTAGAGATCGAAGGTCTTGCATGGTCAGGTATGGGTACAATCACTGGTGTTGATATCTCATTTGACGGTGGTAAAAACTACGTTGAAGCTGAACTAAAAGGTCTTGTATTACCTAAATGTTGGACACGTTTTAGCTATATGCATAAATACAAAAAAGGTGAAGAACTATTACTTACTTCACGTGCTACTGATGATGCTGGTTATATCCAACCAACAATTGATCAAGAGCTGACTAAAGTTGGTGTTGAAGCGGTTTACCACAGAAATGCTGTTGAAACTTGGAAAGTTGAAAAAGACGGAACAGTAACTCACGTTCAAATCCGTTCAGAACTTACTCGTGACAAAGACGGTAATGTTGTAATTGAGAAAAAAGGAGAAGCGTAATGATAAAAATTAGTAATAAGTTATTAGTATCAGCTTCTGTAGCTGCATTAGTATCATTTGGTTTCTCTGGATGTATGGAAACTTCTGCACCAGTTAAACATGGTATGGATGGTGGTGTATACTATCCAATAGCAAACGGTAAAACTGGTCCTTACCATGTAAATACTACAGCTCACGACATGACTATTAATAATGGTCGTGTACCAACAGAAGACGAGTACAATGCTTGGAATTCAGATGTAATGCCAGATGGAACAGGTTTACCAGAAGGTGAAGGTACTGTTGAAGAAGGTGAAGAAGTTTACGAAGCAAAATGTGTAATGTGTCACGGTGACTTTGGTTCAGGTGGTGGTGGTTATCCAGCACTTTCTAAAGGTAATGCATA
Above is a window of Sulfurimonas marina DNA encoding:
- a CDS encoding HP0495 family protein — its product is METLNDRLKGEKLELTYPCSWCYKVIATEKAALEQAVRDVLLEREHKLTHSNNSKTGKYVSMNLDLLVHNEDDRQFIYDALKQHQNIKMVL
- the soxC gene encoding sulfite dehydrogenase, giving the protein MDKKSQENIDNLSNSTEKSIGRRDFFRKTAAMAGTAIAGTSLLSSNAMANEHAGGNGEEAILGTPEWATKWGDPVTKNLYGMPSKYEHNVTRRYTKLLASGNFRASIAVTPIQESMGIITPNGLFFSRCHGGVAHIDPNEHRLMITGLVEKPLVLTMEELKRYPSVTRTHFIECPANGGQEWRGPQYNSLQFSKGFMSCAEWTGVYIKDILKDLGVKPEALWMLAEGGDSSKMGRTIPMEKVLDDAMIVWGQNGEALRPEQGYPIRLLVPGWEGNLCVKWLRRLDFASEPWYCKEETSKYTVLKPNGHIMQHTYANEVNSTVTSPSPEIDWSNLKDGDIVEIEGLAWSGMGTITGVDISFDGGKNYVEAELKGLVLPKCWTRFSYMHKYKKGEELLLTSRATDDAGYIQPTIDQELTKVGVEAVYHRNAVETWKVEKDGTVTHVQIRSELTRDKDGNVVIEKKGEA
- a CDS encoding DUF6781 family protein codes for the protein MENSKLQKDVDSFFGGLDLESVDTQKIETLTTQIINNQISDIENELETLLKKKEELERSIEKKSEEIQEKKYEVFNAIEEKLQNSPSAFTKLHQVKLQSIDLYEILSEIVESAIITALEKERDSDFKEYLIETIKEITFESIKEGSLNTIRIRKILSTILAIAIDVAEAEPNKAQEILSATTKGMRSGLIKSIHRFKKRLAYMPMEAKHILIEDYDTIMEDLNQTDTIFSQVVINQASQSSSVVHKILLDINKEMKYDLEELLTVSKETAEVMKNKFANFAKLAVKKADSAIHSQKAQEAKRMGKQAFETAKFALGSAIKTAKDAIDKKKS